In the Chryseobacterium sp. MYb264 genome, one interval contains:
- a CDS encoding aminoacyl-histidine dipeptidase: MELSHIEPQIIWKNFSKLNAVPRPSKKEEKVIAFIKEFGENLGLETTVDDVGNVIIKKPATAGMENRKSIVMQSHLDMVCQKNNDVNFDFETEGIKMEVDGDWVKAKGTTLGADNGLGVATIMSILESSDIPHPDLEALFTIDEETGMTGALGLKPGQLTGQILLNLDTEEDDEIDIGCAGGIDVTISQNYSTEAANGQIVRFEVKGLQGGHSGMDIHKGFGNANVILGRLLYKALEKENIQLISIDGGGLRNAIPREGVAIASVRNAQEFIEELTNGLKKEVLEEFASVEPNLQINIENATSSDKAISEADSKKIILTLKSLHNGVYRMSPDVKDLVESSNNVARVELKEGGLKILNLSRSSVDSSKDSVAEQLKSVAELAGMNTVFSGSYPGWKPKPGSEIVQLMEKIYTEKFNEKPHVVACHAGLECGIIGANYPEMEMVSFGPTIRGAHSPDEKANISSTQKFWAFTKDILANIPQK; the protein is encoded by the coding sequence AAGAATTCGGTGAAAATCTAGGACTGGAAACTACGGTAGATGATGTAGGAAACGTAATTATTAAAAAACCTGCCACAGCGGGAATGGAAAACCGTAAATCGATTGTGATGCAATCGCATTTAGACATGGTTTGCCAGAAAAACAATGATGTAAATTTTGATTTTGAAACAGAAGGAATCAAAATGGAAGTTGATGGCGACTGGGTAAAGGCAAAAGGTACAACTTTAGGTGCTGATAACGGTTTGGGCGTTGCTACGATCATGTCGATTTTAGAAAGTTCAGACATTCCTCACCCTGATTTGGAAGCGCTTTTTACTATTGATGAAGAAACGGGAATGACGGGTGCTTTAGGTTTAAAACCCGGACAATTAACCGGGCAAATTTTGTTAAATCTTGACACCGAAGAAGATGACGAAATCGATATCGGTTGTGCAGGTGGAATTGATGTTACGATTTCTCAAAACTACTCCACAGAAGCTGCTAACGGACAAATTGTAAGATTTGAAGTGAAAGGTCTTCAGGGTGGTCACTCCGGAATGGACATCCACAAAGGTTTCGGAAATGCGAATGTAATCTTAGGAAGACTTCTTTATAAAGCATTGGAAAAAGAAAATATCCAACTAATTTCTATTGACGGAGGTGGATTGAGAAACGCGATTCCGAGAGAAGGTGTTGCGATTGCTTCTGTGAGAAATGCTCAGGAATTTATCGAAGAGCTTACAAACGGTCTTAAAAAGGAAGTTTTAGAAGAATTTGCAAGCGTAGAACCCAATCTTCAAATCAATATTGAAAATGCAACTTCTTCTGATAAAGCGATTTCTGAAGCAGATTCAAAGAAGATTATTTTGACGTTAAAATCTCTTCACAACGGAGTTTACAGAATGAGTCCGGATGTAAAAGATTTGGTAGAATCATCAAACAACGTTGCAAGAGTTGAATTAAAAGAAGGTGGTTTGAAAATTTTAAATCTTTCAAGATCATCGGTAGATTCCTCAAAAGATTCAGTGGCTGAACAATTGAAATCTGTTGCAGAATTGGCTGGAATGAATACTGTTTTCAGTGGTTCTTATCCAGGTTGGAAACCAAAACCGGGTTCTGAGATCGTTCAGTTGATGGAGAAAATCTATACTGAAAAGTTTAATGAAAAACCTCACGTTGTAGCTTGTCACGCAGGTTTAGAATGCGGAATCATCGGAGCCAATTATCCTGAAATGGAAATGGTAAGTTTCGGACCGACAATCCGTGGGGCACACTCTCCAGATGAAAAAGCGAATATTTCTTCAACTCAGAAATTCTGGGCATTTACGAAAGATATTTTAGCAAATATTCCTCAAAAATAA